The sequence below is a genomic window from Bacteroidales bacterium MB20-C3-3.
TTGAAACAAGAAAAATCCATGTTCCCAAGTCTCACATTCTTGTTGATCGGGAGAATATGACAATAACTCTCATTGTCAATGAGGACAACCACTACGAGAAATGTCAGATAGTTGGCAAGGTTGAGGTTCACCCATCTTTTCAAGCCTTTGGTATCAACACAGGCAAATCCTGGACTCCTGCTAAGCTAGGACTGTTCTGCAAGATGAACAGGGCTTTCTTCGCCAGTAAGGAAGATAACATGAGACTTGTAAAAGAACTCATGAACTTCAATGGCAAAGTCAACAGTAGTATTGAGACTTCTTTGAGAGAGAATGGTAGCAAGACAGACAACTTTGAACAGGTTGTAGAATCCAACATACCAGCGGCCTTTACTCTTAAAGTTCCCATTATCAAGGGCGGATCCGTTGAGACTCTTGAAATAGAGACTTTCGCAGATATTGATGGTCGGGATGTGTCATTCACACTTCTATCTCCAGGTGCTAATCAGGCAATAGAGGAAATCAGAAATGAGGTAATTGACCAGGAACTTGCGGGAATAAGAGCCCTCAACCTCGGGATTACAATCATTGAAGTATAAACAACAACAAAAAACCCTCTCTGAAAGAAGGGAGGGTTTAATACTAAACCACGATGGCACTAAGAGACCAACCATATTTACCACTATATGTTCAGGATTATCTGACCGATGAGAAGCTTAATATGTGCAGTACAGCCACTCAGGGCATATACATTAAAATCATGTGCCTTATGCATAAGTCGGAGCAATATGGTAAAATTTTGCTACGGCAAAAGTTCCAGCAACACGACAACTTTTGCTTGGATTTAGCTTCGCAACTTGTTAAGAATTTGCCGTTTTCTCAAGAGGAGATCTATGCAGCTCTATGTGAACTAACAACAGAGGGTGTTTGCTATATTGAAGATGGCTCCCTTTGTCAAAAACGCATGATTAGAGACAATTATATAAGTGAACAAAGAGCAAAGGCCGGGTCTAAAGGTGGTGTTAAAACTCGGTTTGCTAGAGCAAAAGAACAAGCAAACAATGTAGCAAATAATGCAGCAAACACTGAATATGAAAATGAATATGAAAATGAATATGAAAATGAATATGAAAATAATTTATCTAAAGGGGGTAAGGGGGGGAAGCGCTCTGCCAGGTTCAAGCCACCTACTCAGCAAGAGGTAGAGAGCTATATTTCTCTCAAGGGACAGTTTAAGGCTGAGGAGTTGACAATGCTCGCAACCCGGTTTATAAATTTCTACGAAAGCAAAAACTGGTTTGTAGGTAAAAACAAAATGACTAATTGGAAAGCAGCCGCCACTAACTCGTTGGCATGGGATAGGTCATTTGCTAGACCCACATCTCAGTCTCAGCAGCGCGGGACATCAATCGTACAGGTACAAGAAATATTCAACGAACTAAACGGAAAACAATGAGAGCAACGGACATCATAGAAGTACTTAAAACTGACAAACTGAAAGACCTAAGCACTGCCAGTATGATGGAGGTGGTAACATCGGCTATGCTAAGGATTTTCACCCTTTCCGGAGCCGCTAAGGGGTATGACAAACAGCAACTCAAAGAAGAGATTGGAATATTTTCAAGCACTTTGCTTTCAGATCTTCGCAATGAATTCAGCGAACTCCACTCAGGAGAGATAGGATATGCTTTCATGTGTGGACTAAAGGGCGATTTTCAAGAAAAGACCTTTGGGTTGAATTATAAGACTTTTTACACATGGTTGAGTTGCTATTACTTTTCTCCGGAAAGAGCAGAAGCAATTAATAACGCTAAGCGACTTTCTGCTTCAAGGCAGATAGCGCCAACTTCCTCGCTAACAGAATACGAGAAAGAGGAGATAATCAAGAATAACATACAGGCATCCTATCAACTATTCCTTGCTGGACCATATCAAGCCAGTGCGGGAACGATGGGCAGTGTGATAGCAGAGCATTACAACATCCAAGACCTAGGCGGAGCAATGAAGAGATACTTGGTAAGAGTTGGCAAGATGAATATCAGTGAAACAGTTGGAGGGTTCTTTATTCGGATGAAAAAACAATCAGTTAAAAACATATTTGAAAATGAGCGAGATTGACAAAGAGGCTGTAAGACTAGGGATTATCTCTCTAATATGCCTCGCCGGGCTTGTAGCCATATACTGTATAGGAAAAAGAAACAAAACAAACTATAAATAAAAACTTAACAACACACAATCATGCATTACGCAACGATAATTGGAAGACTAGGCTCAGATGCCGTTTTAAAAGAGATTAATGGAAGGCAATTCGTTTCTATGTCTGTGGCTAGAGACGAGGTAATTGGAAAGTCTGCAAGCGGAGAGCCGGTAAAAGAAGCTGTTTGGTACAATGTAACCCTATATGGCAATGGAGGAAACAGGTTGTCGCGACTTCTTAAGGGGACAATGGTAACAGTTATTGGAAGAGAAAGGGTGAATGTGTACCAAGATAGAAATGGTGCATGGAGAGCAGGGTTTAATATTAGTGCTTTTGATGTTTACCTATGCGGAGGACAGAAGCAAGAGCAGGTAGTTCCAACACAACAGGCCTCGGATGAAATAAGAACCGTAGAGATATTCCCTGGTAATAATTCATCAGACGGAATTGATGATCTGCCAATGTAGGAAATGGCGAAGAAACCAATTAGGGCCGAAAGCAAAAGAGAGTACTTCTGTCGGGACTGCAAATTATATTTTGGAGAATACTCCCACCCTGTTGTCAACGGGAAATACGACACAACACGATTCATCCTCTGCCGATGCCCTTACACTACGGATGCCAAGTTATTAGACCATGAAAATTGTAAAAGAATTGAACTATGAAAACAGGAATTGAACTTATTGCCGAGGAAAGGCAAAGACAAATTGAAGTTGAGGGATGGACAGTGGAGCGCGATAAAGAGGAGCACGCAATAGGAGAGTTGGCACTTGCGGCGTCTTGCTACGCCATGACCCCAGATCTTAGGCCAGCAGAACTACCTCCGTCTCACTGGCCATGGGTTAATTACTGGAAGCCTAGTCCTAATGACCGCATACGGGAACTGCAGAAAGCAGGAGCGTTGATTGCGGCAGAGATTGACAGATTGCAGGCGTTAAAAGAGGAGGGCGAGGAAACAAGAACAAAGGAGTCGCTACCAATAAAGCCTCTTAAAAAACGGGTGTTTGAGATTTTAGACGAGATGAATCTCGATGATGTGAAGAACAGCACGGGGCTCGTTAGAGTGAGCAATGCTTTTATCTCTGCTGATAAAATAAAGCAGGGAGGAAAGGTCTCTGTGGGTGTTGATGAGCAGGCTATGATTGACTTATTGTCTGGCAAGGTAACTCCCGTTTTAATATTAGTCAATAAGGATGAATTTTTCAAGAGAAAGGAATTATGAAAGCAACTGAATTAAGAATAGGGAACATAGTGTTCTACAACAGCGAAAATGACAATAACGAGCCAGTAAGATATTACTGCACGATTAACGGAGCGGACTTAAGGATTATGCAGGACGATGAAAACTACTTAAAGTCTCACGAGCCTATTCCGCTTACACTCGAATTGCTTGAATATTGCGGATTTTCAGATAAAGCTTATAAAAACGGATATGTTGGTATTGATATCAAGGCAGGAGGAATGATAACAGACTTTGTTTTAACAAAACCTCAGGTTCTTGGAGAGTTTCAGAAGCAATTTTGTTGGGAATACAGAGCCGGAAATATTCCCTTTTTTCTAAAATTAGAATACCTCCACCAACTCCAAAACCTCTATTTCGCTTTGACGGGTGAAGAATTAGAGATTAATCTTGAAGAGAAATAACTATGAAAGGAATATGTTTTATAGAACCCTTATTTCACAAGGTAGTGAAAGGGGAAAAGACTCAAACGAGAAGAATTATTGTGTCGAGAACAGGATATTTTCAGGTAGAAAGAGACTGCGTAAGTAGAGACATAATAGACATTTGGCAAACAGATGATAATGAATGGTGCGGGGAAAATCTCATTCCTGTTAATCCAAAATACAAGGTAGGCGAAAAGGTTTATTTGAAAGAGCCGTATGCTGAAACTTGTGATGAGTATGGAAGCCCTCTAATTGCATATAGATTTGATAATGCAGCTTTCTATTTGATTAGAAAGGATGAGAACGGAGACTATTATCAATTAAATACAATCAAAAAGCCTGTTAGCACAAACTGGACTCTTGATAATTTCCCTGCGTGTGGTGAATGGAAAAACAAACTCTTCATGCCTCAATGGGCAGCTCGTTACTTCATTGAGATTACAGCAGTCAGAGCAGAGAGGTTGCAAGACATTTCAGCGGGGGATTGTATGAAAGAGGGCATTCATACTATGACTGGAGGTCTTTTGTTTGTGAATGAGATTAATAACATAGTCTACCCTACTCCTCAAAGAGCCTATGCAGCCCTCATCAACAACATAAGCGGAAAGGGCACTTGGGAGAGAAACCCTTTCGTATGGGTGTATGACTTTAAATTAATTCAGGAGTAATAATGAACCAAGAAAACATCAAATTACTATACATTGACCTCTTCTCAGGAGCAGGCGGAACATCTACGGGGGTTGAGTTTACACAGGTGAACGGCCAAAAGTGTGCGAGAGTTGTCGCTTGTGTCAATCACGACATAAACGCAATTCTGTCACATTCCGAAAATCACCCGGAAACACTACATTTTACCGAGGATATTCGCACCCTTGAACTCTCCCCTATGGTTACTCACCTGAACGCAATGAGGGTGAAATATCCTGAAGCTCTTGTGGTATTATGGGCCAGTTTGGAATGTACGAACTTCAGCAAGGCTAAAGGCGGACAATCAAGGGATGCAGACTCCAGGACACTTGCTGAACACCTGTTCAGATATATTGATGCCATTGACCCCGATTTTGTACACATTGAGAATGTAGAGGAGTTTATGAGCTGGGGCGATGTGGACGAGAACGGGAAACCCATCTCTATGGATCGTGGGAGGAGCTATCTCCGTTGGGTAAAAAACATCTGCAAATACGGATATAGCTACGATTGGAAGATTTGCAACTCTGCTGACTATGGAGCCTACACAGCAAGAAAAAGATATTTCGGACAATTTGCAAAGAAAGGACTTCCTATCTCGTGGCCGGAACCCACTCATGCAAAGGTTGTAACAGGAGGAGGTCTTTTTGGTCGTTTAGAGAGATGGAAAGCAGTGAAGGAGGTCCTTGACCTCAAAGACGAGGGAGAGTCAATATTCACCCGGAAAAAACCTCTTTCCGAGAAGACTCTGGAGAGAATCTATGCCGGGCTGATAAAGTTTGTTGCGGGCGGAAAGGATAAGTGGATATTGAAGTATAACTCAATAAATGGAAAGACAGGTAAGCATATTCCCCCGAGCATTGAGGAACCATCTCCGGTTATTTCATGTCAAGGGAGACTAGGGATTGTTTCAGCAAATTTCCTTTCTGCATATTACGGAAATGGAGACAATGTTTCTGATATTGAAAGTCCGTCTCCTGTTGTTACCACAAAAGACAGACTGGCTTTGATATCCTCCCAATTTCTCTATTCGTACAACTTCAAAGATGCAGGGAAAGATATCAATGCACCTTGTCCCACTTTGCTCACAAAGGACCGCCTCGCACTTGCTACGCCTCAGTTTCTTGATATGCAGTACGGAAATGGCAGCCCTGCTCCGATTGACACTCCGGCCGGTACTGTTACCACAAGTCCAAAGCATAACCTTGTCACCCTGAAACCTTGGATAATGAACACCAACTTCAATAATGTTGGAGCATCTGTTGACGAACCATCACAAGTGATTACAGCGAACAGAAAGTGGCACTATCTGATGAATACTACCCTTGCAGATGGCAATGAGCTTTACATTAAAGTTTTTGAAACCGATACTCCGGCAATGGTAAGAATCAAAGAGTTTATGGCTCTGTACGGAATCATTGATATTAAGATGCGTATGTTGAAAATTCCTGAACTGAAACAGATTATGGGCTTTCCGAAGACCTACAAACTTATCGGAACGCAGGCGGAACAGAAAAAGTACATCGGCAACGCTGTTGAGGTGAATATGTCAAGAGCTTTATGTGCCGCCCTAGCAGAGGATATTTACAAATATGAACTTGAAAAAGTGGCTATATGACTATGATTGAAGTAGACATCATACAAGGCTTTAAGCAGAAACATCTGTTCATTTCAGACAAGGGAGTAAGCTCTGTTGTGTACCTAATGGACTGCATGGATGGTATGAAGCAGATGCCTGAAAATTATTTCTCTCTTGCAATAGTGGATCCTCCGTATGGAATTAATGCGCCAAGTATGCAAATGGGACACAACCCTAACCGCAAAGGGAAAGGTCAATATCCCGGAGAAAGCACAGCGGTTAAGATTAAAAGGGGAAGACTTAATTCAGGAGGAGGACACATGAAGAATTCAACTCTTGTAAATTCTGATTGCAGTTGGGATAGCGAGCCACCGACACCAGAATACTTCTCTTCGCTCATGTCGATATCGGAGAATCAAATTATTTGGGGAGGAAACTATTTTTCACTACCTCCGACAAGGTGCATGATATGTTGGGATAAACTTCAACCACGGGATAATTTCTCTCAGTTTGAACTTGCCTGGACCTCATTTGATAAACCAACTGCAATGTTTCGCTATTCAAACACAGGAGGATTGAACAATGAGAAAAAGATTCACCCAACACAAAAACCCATTAAATTATATGAATGGCTGATTTCCAAATACTTAATGGGGGGGGTATTTTAGACACTCATCTTGGAAGCGGTTCAAGCAGAATTGCAGCTCACAAGGCAGGAGTTCCTTTTATGGGATTTGAAAAAGATGAGAAATACTTTAAAGACTCAGTGAAGAGATTTGAAACATATACATCACAACTAAGATTATTTTAACACAAACACAACTATGAACACAAAAGAAGTACAAACGATTGATTTAGCTCCTCTATATAAGGCACTAAGGGAGTGTGGATTTGAGGACAAACTTTCCGAATGTAGGGAGCCGGTATTTGCATACTTTGAAATGAGAATGTATCACGGAACAGTCAAGGTATCATTAACAATACGCCGTGATAGTAGGGTTATTCTAGAGGTGGAGATTGGAAAGAAGATTTCAGGGGTATCAATAATCCAAGAAAGTGTTATTGCCTCAGTCACCCGCAGGGACCTAGTGAGGATGATCTACAAGACTACAAACCGTCTGATTGACGACACACGCAATGCTATCAACGGAGAGCTAGAGCACAGGTTGAGTAATCAGTCGCTACCAAAGACTGATTCAGTAAACTGGAAGGGCAGATAGATAATTATAAACGAGGTGAGAGGCATGGGAACGAGAGCTACATTGAAAGCATTACAGAAGTACAGGAATAAAATACCCAAGGAAGTATATCGCAATCTTAGAATGGCGGTTTTAGAGGCTGATTATGCATACGAGGGACCGTTTTATAATCACAACCCAATAACATGTGTCGCATCATTTAAGGCAATTGATAAGATAGTTACTAGATACTTTGGGTTTGAAGATGGAGTAATTATCAAGAGGGGAAGAAAGGGGCCAATAGTAGATGCTAAAACAATACTTATTTACGAAACATGGCAAAGGGGAATTTTCCAGTCACTTTATGGAATTGCAGAAATGTTCGAGGGGTTTAGTCATGTCGCGATAATTTATCACCTATCCAGATACAAAGCATTTATTGAAAACGATAAGAGGTTTAGAGCAGATGCAATTAAAATAACACAACTAATAAACAAGCATTATGAAAAAGTCGCAAAAAAAGAACAGTTGGTTCAGGACAACAATTTTGAAGATTAGGATGAATAGAATCCTGAAAGATGTAGAAAATGAGTTTAAAATTAAAAGGGGGGAGATCTCACAGAGGTTCCGCAACAACAAGACAATTGAATACGCAAGGTATGAATTTGTCCTAGACTGCTATCTCAGAGAAATCCCTGCCGACCTTGTCGCAAAGAGACTGAATATATGTAAAAAGTACCACGGAGAGATTCTTCGTCAAGCTCTTTGCTCATCAGATTGGCACAGAGAACTATTTATACAAACCCGATGAAAAAGTACAAGTACATAATAGGCATAGACCCGGATGCAAAGGCCTCCGGGGTTGCTAACCTTGATGTTGAGGGCAGGAAGCTCATTCGATGTGAAGTAATGAA
It includes:
- a CDS encoding single-stranded DNA-binding protein, which encodes MHYATIIGRLGSDAVLKEINGRQFVSMSVARDEVIGKSASGEPVKEAVWYNVTLYGNGGNRLSRLLKGTMVTVIGRERVNVYQDRNGAWRAGFNISAFDVYLCGGQKQEQVVPTQQASDEIRTVEIFPGNNSSDGIDDLPM
- a CDS encoding DNA cytosine methyltransferase, translating into MNQENIKLLYIDLFSGAGGTSTGVEFTQVNGQKCARVVACVNHDINAILSHSENHPETLHFTEDIRTLELSPMVTHLNAMRVKYPEALVVLWASLECTNFSKAKGGQSRDADSRTLAEHLFRYIDAIDPDFVHIENVEEFMSWGDVDENGKPISMDRGRSYLRWVKNICKYGYSYDWKICNSADYGAYTARKRYFGQFAKKGLPISWPEPTHAKVVTGGGLFGRLERWKAVKEVLDLKDEGESIFTRKKPLSEKTLERIYAGLIKFVAGGKDKWILKYNSINGKTGKHIPPSIEEPSPVISCQGRLGIVSANFLSAYYGNGDNVSDIESPSPVVTTKDRLALISSQFLYSYNFKDAGKDINAPCPTLLTKDRLALATPQFLDMQYGNGSPAPIDTPAGTVTTSPKHNLVTLKPWIMNTNFNNVGASVDEPSQVITANRKWHYLMNTTLADGNELYIKVFETDTPAMVRIKEFMALYGIIDIKMRMLKIPELKQIMGFPKTYKLIGTQAEQKKYIGNAVEVNMSRALCAALAEDIYKYELEKVAI